AGAATTCTCTCACATTCCATAATAATGTCATGTTTTTCTTTAttgttttctttataaataattaactttacttatttatttatttagtgcATGTTTATTTTAAAGCTATGTTGGGTAAAAAGCTAATGATCATTTTATTCCTTCACATTTATCCTTTTCGGGAGCCTTCCCAAGTCACCCAAATGAGGAATACACACAAAATAAACTAATGAGAAAAAATAGCATAACATAAAACAGAAAAATTTGCGGAGGCGTGGTACTACAGAACCTAAATGATTCCCTCTGCCGTTTTATAAAAATAGGATAacataaaacaaaataatttgCGAATGCGTGGTGTACTACAGGACCTAGATGATTCCCTCTGCTTGTTATGTGTTGAGGAGTGTGGCGATCATTTGTTATTCTCTTGTTCTTTTTCATTTGAGGTGTGGCTGGCGATCTACTGTTGGTTTGGTGTCTTAACTATTTTGTCATCTTCCCCAAAAGACTCATTTCGCCTCGTTCCCCTCACTTGGCAGGAATAAGATTGGTGGTGTAGATGACCATCGTTTGGTCATTATGGATAATAAGGAATGACATCATATTTAAGGATGGAGAGATCGACCATGCTGTTACTGTGGATTTAATTCAGGCTCTTTTTTTGCATTGGATCGAAGCAAAGGTGGGGAGGCTTCCATTATTCTATGTTTGAATGGTAAACAAACCCAATTACTTGCTTTTCTGGTTTGTAATTTTGGTGTTTTCAATTGTGGCTTTGGTGGCATGTGGGAGCTTTTGCTGTTTGATGGTTTGCTATTTATCTAGTTTGCTCATGCTTGAGGGATGGTTCTTGCCTTTTATTTTGTGTGTTCTTTGGTGGGTGGAATTGATCATACATACTGTTTGTATTTTGGTTGATCTTCTAGtttgttattttcttttcttttttgtggTGGTTATTTTGCTACTAcattcttttcctctttgtaTTTAGATTTAGCACCCCTTATACTAAGGTTGAATGCAATTCTTTAACTTATAAAaaaagggttgtctaaatgactcatgataaagtttgggtttaataacccatcatccaatcacattgaagataaatgagttgaaatttttatattttatttattaatttattttcaactcacttatcatgggtcatttagacaaaccaataaaaaaacataaaacagaataattaaacacacttttaaattaaaattagaaaaaaaacaacaatcagGAAAAAATTCCTATAACATTAATGAGTAACGTTACACcatcactttttctcttccaacTCAATTCCACACAATTTCTTTCTATAACTCTTTTAGTTTCTTATGTcaacatctattatatttgtcATTCTTGTCTAAAAGTGTCAATGTTAGAGTTTCTCAACTTCACCACTCCCCCTCTCTACTCTGCAATTTAATACTATCTTTTTAAAAATTTCTGAATTCCTGGCTAATGTTAATGTAGAAGCAGTTATTGATTCTTTCTACTTACTTATCTGCACTTCCCATTTGATGCACAATATATGTCAATTTTTGAGCAGCACACTGACTATGAATGGATAAAGGGGGTAAAGGGATTTCTAGAAATGTGCGATGAAGAACCAGATGAGGAGGTTGCTGTGTTaattaaagaagaaaaagagagtcaAGGTTTTCTAAAGGCGTGTGGGTGACTCGCCAACTGGGCCAGGTGCTTTCTCTGATCCATGATCAACTTCCTAGAATtctattatattttttgttttaattatttGTTAGCGGGGAAGAAAAGAGTAACCTTGTCTCTCATCAAAATTAAGAAGAAAGACCGGGGAAGGAAGAAAAACCACCACGAGCTTCTCCTTCTTCCCCGGTTTTTCAGTGAACTTTCTCACCATCATCTATTTTCGGTTGTGTTCGAATTTGTTGGGCCTAAGGAAAGGAAATGATTTAAAATTAGGGGCAGAAAGAGCAAATGACAATAGAAAATACCACATCTTTACCCAAAATCTTAAGACATTAGGTGTTTGAGTCTTCTTACTTATAAAACGCTCAAAATTATCTTTATATTCCAATGTGAAACTTACTCACAACAGAAATAAGCTCAAATGAACTCAAAAGCCTTATTTTTGCCCTCCCAAACGAAGAGGAACAAACAAAGAAAGTCCCAGGATGAAAGCTTCGATGAGATCTGGGAGTTCTCCGGTGAGAGACCCCGGCCCTTTGGGTGTTAGCTTGATGAACCATATTAAACTTGTTTTGTAATATAATTATGTTTTTATCTAGAGACATTAAACAATGTAGCCACTTTGTTGTAACATATTGATGTTTTTATGTGGTGACTAGTACTATTGAGCTATGTCTTATGTGGTAAATGTTTGGCTATATATATGCGCATTTTTGGATGACCTGAAGTGGAAGAAGCATAATGACATGAGTAATTGTTCATATTCAGCATGTTAGTAGCATTTGAGTCATTTTAAAGCTATTTCAACAATTTTATTTGTAGGGCGTTGGAGTGGTCTAGAATCGTATTTACAATGTGAAAATAGATGTTTGGTTTTCACATGCATGTTGTTATAAAGTATGTTAAAGTGAGtgtcatttttgtttttcatgtATTTTTCGCGGTTTGTAGTATTATAAAATTGATCCACAATGTATTCTATCAATAAATGAAAATTTTAGTCTACCACATGAGTCGTCACCACTTTATGTTATGTATTCTACATAATGTCACTATTTTATGTCACACGTTTGACGTGACGTCACTATTTTATGTCACACGTTACACAAGGCATCACCACTTTATGTCACATATCACTCGTTACACCAGACATCACTACTTTATGTCAAACATTACACAAGACATCACTTTATGTCACACATCATCCCTTTATGTCGCACGTTATACGAAACATCACTACTTTAAGTCATGCGTTTCACGAGACATCACAGCTTTATGTCACGTGTCGCTCCTTTATGTCATGTATCACTCTTTATGTCACGTGTTATACGAGACATCCCCACTTTATGTCACACACCACTACTTTATGTCATACGTTACACGAGACATCACTTTATGTCATGCGTCATCGATTTATGTCGCACGTTATAAGAAACATCATTACTTTAAGTCACATGTTACACGAGACGACACAACTTTATGTCACACATCATTCTTTACACGAGACATGACTATTTTATGTCACATGTTACAAGAGACATCACTTTATGTCACGCGTCATTAATTTATGTTGTGTGTTATACGAAACGTTCACTACTGTAAGTCACACGTTACACGAGACATCACCACTTTATGTCACGTATCGCTCTCTTATGTCATGCATCACTCTTTCATATCACACGCTACACTTGACGACTAGACGTTATCACTTTATGTCACACATGAGGGCATGACAAAAGACATCACAACTTTATGTCGCGCGCTACACAAGACATCACAATATTATGTCACACATTGCATGACACATCACAACACTATATCGCACGTTACACCATAACTTTAAGTCACACATCACACGAGATATCACAATTTTATGAGTTAAACATTACACGAGACGTCACAACTTTATGTCAAACCTACACACAATGTCACAAATTTATGTCACATGGGCTTTGAGGATGTGATTTACAAATCAAATAGAACAAGTTGAAGCAAAATAAAACGGGCTACTAAGTCCTTATAGACGATGGGTGAAATCTCAATCCAAAATAACTTGTCATTAACTTCAAACACTCGGCATAACTACTCCTAATAGCCAACCAAATTTGTGTTTAGAGAAATAGATTAACAAACATAACTTTGATAGACAACACCTTTAACGCATAACTAAAAGTccaaatacatttaaaattaaataaaccaCAATAACTAAACGTCATTAGCCTCATTGGATTATTGTCATGACATGCTTAATATTCGTCCATTTCAGCTGCCGAACTATGCGCGAATTGACCTCACAATAATGGGTAGGTTAAGTGATTGTGTCCAACCATTTTGCATGCTTCACAATTTAAGGAACATTTGGTCCTCAAACTGGAAGATGAAGTTGTTTAACGAAGCTGACACTTGGGTTGTGAataggggtggaaataagtCAGGCTGCCCAACAAGGTCTTGTGGCATGGCTCGTTAGAGGCCTGCCTTGGCTTGGCTCGTTTATTAAAAAAGCTGGGCTTAAgctttttaaaaggcttaattaactaaaaaagcCAAGCTCAAGCTATTATAAAAGCCTATTTGGCTTGATAGGCCGGCTTGTTATGAATTTATTTGGGATTGAGACTTATTATTATTGgttttatttatatgtttaagaCTTTagacatattattattaaatggtttgtttatgtttaattttagttttgcTTGTTTTAAATAACAGAGATTTTGTtctttgaaatgcaatgatatataggttttttatttatttgaaaaggaaatgaaattatatatataaaatgccTATTAGATCGCCAGCCTGTTAGCTCGTCAGTCTATCGACATTCTTTAGATGAAATTGTCTGACGTTTgttaaatactccctccgttcatttttaagtgtcgttttagcataaagctctccaaccaagatagtgggttattagagttgtttttctcattctaccctctcacatctcaatcataaagtcataaagctctCTAACCGAGATAGTgaattgttagttttttttcccactctctcatatcattaaaccatcTACCACTCTCActcaatcataaagtcataaaggtcttcatagttattaagaaagaagaattttatggaaaatgtgaagtggagttattgaaaaagtaagggtataattgacaaaatgtAACCTAAAACATCAAAACGACAGTTAAATATGAACACAAAAATTGTTCTAAAATGaaacttaaaaaggaacggagggagtagacTTTTAAGTAGGCTCGTAGGTCAAACCAAGCTGTATAATAAGCCAAGCTAAGCCTTAAAATTTAGCTTGTTGACAGGCTACAAGCCAAACTTGAGCCATGAAAACACAATGCAGGCCAAACTTGGGCCACACAAAACTTGACTTGGCTTGgcttatttccacccctagttGTGAATCAATATCCAACAAATTAGACAATCCCCAAAATTAGGCAACTAGTTTGAATAAAAAATGTCAAATTTTCCCTTCTAATATAAACTCAATTTCAAAACCAAATTCAAATTGAACCCAACACTACTACTAATCCTAAAATCACTACAAACAATCCGAAAATACTCAACACACATCATAAGATGACACTCACATCATGCAAAAAGTTGAGCTTAAAATAGAGAAGAGAGACTTACACAATAAATACGTGTTGGACCAATGAACAATGAAGAGTTAAACAATCGGATGACCATGGCTCTAATATAGAAAGTCAAAATATATCTCGAGCTTTGAGAAACTTCATATGATAAACAATGGGTGAAGctgaagagagaaaaataaatggctgaacaaagaagaagaaatgggtgtaagtgaagaaagaagaaaaaatgggTAAGAATGAGAGAATGGGTATGGAATAGAGAGTAAAAGGACTAGGACTGGAAACCGAATGCAACATTTTAGGGGACTGAAATTAAAAACTTAGTTTTACATTCAAAAAATTTGTCCCATGTTTTTTAAAATCGGCCATTACTTTTAAAATTTTTGGTTAAATTTTTTAGTTATCAATATCTATTTGATCGATTGATTTGAACCAAAAATTACGCCattgaatgatagctcaagtgataagagctaAAGACATAAGGGTTCGGTGGGATGGAGGGTGTAGGGTCCCGGGTTTAAACCCAGAACATTGATTAATGTACTAATAtttttaacaactaacatttatctataaaaaaaatggcattcAACTAAACTAAAATCAGAACCAGAAAACATTTgaatttcagttttaaaaattcaaaataaaaacaatttctaaaaactgtttttaaaaactaatcatgtcaagtgatttttttttttatttctacattttaaaaattaaaatttattttcaaaaaagcaATCAAACATGCCCCTGactaaaaaaaaacatgcagCCTCCCTTATTCTTCTCAATTAAAATTCCATAATAACATCAAGTTTGTGTTATCTTTTTcgtttataaatatttaaaagctTTCGCTTAATATCCGCGAAAAAATTATGCAGCTAATTCTTTGGCACGGTAGGCTGCTCGGAATGCTTCCTCCTGACATTTCTGGCGACAGCCTCCCGCTGATTTAATTGTCATGCTAGTGCAAAATACTATAGCGTAGTTGTTCTTTATTTtcctttatataaaaaaaaaactcacctaTTTAGTGCATTTTTGTTTTAAAGTCACATTCCCTCAAAAGCTAACTTATCATTTTGTTGCTTTCACTTTTTTCCTCTTGGGAAGGCTTCCCATGCAAGTCACCCAAAACACACCCTCCAAAATGTACAAATGAGAAAAAACAGCATAACCAAAAATAGAACAATCATTAATTAAACACACTTGTagataaaaacaataaaaacaaatcaaaatagaaaacaacaagaacaatagaaaaacttgaagaaaaaaagaagttatATAATAATGCCATGAATGTCTCATTTACAGCCTGGATTTAATTCCCCATTAGAGAGTCTTCTCAACTTCCCCACTCCCCTCTCTGCTCTGTTCTCTTCTGCAATTCAAAATTTCTCATGGCCAACTTTAATGTCAAAGAAGTTATTCATACACAGAAAGTTGATGAATTTGGCTAAAAAATCACAACCCCACTTCGAGTTCACTCCAAAAATTTGATCTTTTTAAGGTTACAAGTCAAGAATTTGAACTGGGTTTTACACCAGTAGTGATGAGTTTGGTTGAAAAATCTCTACCCCACTTCGAGTTTGCTCCAAAAATTTGATCTTTTTGTGGTTTCAAGTCAGGAATTTGAACGGGGTTTGCAATTTGCACCAGTAGTGTATGGAGTCTGTGCTACCATTTGTGGTGTATATAAGCTctgacgaagaagaagaagaagaaggaggaggaaaacGGCGGCGTTTGGAAGAGAAGGTGGTGGATATGAGCAGCACTGACTATGAATGGATGAAGGGGATAAAGGGGTTTCTGGAAATGGGCCATGAAGAACAAGGCGAGGTTGCTTTGTTGGGAAAAGCAGAACATGAGTCAAAGATTTTGAAAGaaggtggtgatggtgatgatgatgatgattgtgTGATTCTTGAGGGTGACCCGGAGAAGCTTGCTACCTCGGTGAATGACTCGGCAACTGGGTCAGACTCGGATGAGTTGTTTGTTGTTGGGGAGAAGGGTCAGGTACTTTCTCAAATCTCACTATCtcagtatgtttttttttcattttttgatttaattatttgttAGTGGGAAAGAAAAGAGTTGTTTAATTGATGAAATTTACGTGTGCTGCATGACATTGATGTATCTTGTGTGTTGAAAGTTACTTGCATCAACAGTAATCAAGACATTGattattgttgttatttttGTGGCATTTCTTGATTTCTGGTCTGGCAAAAAGTTGCTTTAATAATGAATGGATTCATATAATAAGACTGAAATTAGAATCTTTGGTCCTAATTGAAATGCTAGAATAAACTAGTACAAGAATGAGTAATCTTGCATCCTAACTCCCTCGAATACCCTAGAACTCAGGGTGCATTACAGAACAAGGACCTAACCCCTTAGAGAAAGCCACTATGAATCTACCAAGATGATCCCTTATAACACTTAGAGTTCAGTTTAACCCAATTCTCAGGAGGAGGAAACCAACGAATGACAAGAAACCAATCCGGATCACCCCCAAAACCCACATTGCTGCCTTCAATAAATGCTTTATGACTGCAAAGGGAAAAATAACTCTGAACAGAATTCCCAAATATAGCCTTTTCCCTTTTACTCCAAATAGCATCATTAGCCACCCCAAAAATTGTATTCCAAACTTCTGCATTCTCTGCTAGATTAAGTCCATATTGAAAAAATTAGGACCAAGGCCTTGAGGACACACCTTCCTCGAAGCTAAGGGGTAAATGTTACTAAATCATTTTATTGTCATGAATTTTCGTTAAACGTTATTTTAAGCTTTGCGAATGGAAATTCAAACACAAGTGATTCCATTTGCCAATGAAGTTAACTTTTTGTGCATTACTTATTTATACTGAGATGACAGGCACTTGCTTTTAGAATTTTAGTGTAGCATTATTGATTGTTATTtgctcatttttctttctttttttgtgCTAATTTTTCTTGGTTTTCATGCATGAGGTTGTTTACTTGGAACTCCAATTTCCGTACACTTTTTTCCACTTATTAATGAAGATTTATCTCTAGAATGTTAGATGTGGTGGTTCAATTATGTTTTTGAATTGCAGATTGCCTGCAGAGACTACCCTCATCCCCGGCATCTTTGTGGCAATTTTCCCTATTCTTCCACCCCTCACCAGAGACATTGTAGCCAGGTAAAGATTATGATAATACATTGCTTAAGGATGTCAGAATTTAGATACAATTCATTAGCTGATTTAATTATAACTGACACTAATGATATTTAGACACACAAATAGTACAAACATACAACAaacacctttttttttctctctatctctctcttcttatcacATCTAGGGAATTGATCTTTGTTATGAAGGATTTCAGCATGAAACATATGAATTGAGTACTTGTTTTTTATTCCTCCAATGAGAAGCAATCATTTTATGTTTATTCATTTTGAAAATTTACTCTCATGATACTACGTCTACTGTTCATGTATTTCGTAAGAAAAAGTTCCCGTACTATTTAGCATTGCTTTATATTCCTTGTTTTCCTTTCTCACTCTGGATGTCTGTTGAATGTCTGCACTATGCGGAAGTCTACaaatcattttctttgttttcaTGTTATCTGCTGTTCGATATTATACTTTCATCACCCTGACTTGTGTTGTTTTTGGATGAAATGCAGTGCCATTGTTATGTTTGTGACGCCCCAGCACCATGTCCGAAATGGGGCACAGGTCTTTCTAGTGCAGATCATTGTCATGCAACAGATAAATCTGAGATGTGGAAAATTCTGAGGCATAGTTCCAAATTGCGCAAGTCTGCTTCCTTAGCAGATCCAACCACATTGGGCAAGGCTGCTTCCTTAGCAGCTCCAACCAAATTGGGCAAGGCTGCTTCCTTAGCAGCTCCAACCAATTGTGGTAGTCTTGGTGATGTTGTGAATTTCCAACATAACTACACTATGCCCCTTGATATCATACTGTCTCCAAATTCCATGTTTTTGAATCAGCCATCTAGGCCACCTCCAATACAGACACACTCCTTAGAAAATAGCATACCTCAAGATCGAGCCTCTCAGCAAGTTCTACTGAATCCCAGCTTAATACATCCCAGCTCACTGAATCAGCTTTCCAAACTAAATACTGTACCTTTATGCTCCACAGCCTTCAACTTTACAACATCGAATGGTGCAAACCATGGTAGATATCAAGAGTTAGAATCGACTATGGTGAGAAACATATACCAGTCTCATTCTGATCCAAGGGAGTTGCTAGGTGTAAGTAATCATGCCATCCAAAGAGAGACAGGACTGGAAGCTTGGAGTTTAAGGCCTCCTTCTTCTCATGTGATGTCCAATGGAGTAAGTAACCTTGGTTTTGGGAACAACTTGACAATGAACCAGTCTACTCAAGGTGCATCCGGCTTCACCAATTATGTCAATCCAGCGCCGCAATATGACAGATATCATGCTGCAACAGGATTTTCAAATAGCAGAACCTGTTTCGAACCAGCTTATGAACCCCGATCATATTACCAATCAAATGATAGCCAGAATTTCGATGGAAATTGTATTCAGGGTAATGCAGCTCCTCCTTCGAGTTATATGGCTCACCTGAATAGAAATCAGCATTTATATGAGCCTCAAGTTGGAACTCAAAGTAAACTTGCAGGAAATATTCTTGAATATGGAGCTACAAGGCAAGATGGTTACCAGTTGAGACCTCATGATGAGATTCAAAGTGAATATTCAAGAATGGCAGGTCTTACAGCCTTCGATTCAAGTTGGATTGAGAATACCAGTAACAACCTTTCTGGTCTTCAAAGCTCAGGATCTATGAGTATACCAATCTCACCCTTTGTAGAGGAGTCTAGTGCCCAGTTTCAGGGAAGCACTACTAATCTCTCAATGGGTGATATCAAACACTGGCCTTTTGATGGAAACTAAgtaccacttgaagtggatgaTGTTGATGCTTGGGCATTACTgacttttacttttttttttctcaacagTTTTAGTGACTTTTTAGCTCAGCACCTGCATTAGACTCATAACTCAGATATAATTAGAGTAAGTGTTCATATTTCTAATCAGCGCACATTCCAAGACAGTTCGAATGTAATTTTGGTCAATTCATGTCTCTTATGTCATTGGAGTGAATGTATCCGTGACTAACTTGAACGTATATAGTATATACAATCAAACACTAAACTGTCGGATCTTCGAGCTTAGACACAAACTATCCACCAATTAGTGAGGATACTGGATGCCAACATAAGAAGGAAGTGAGCGAAAGTACAATAACTGAGTGACATTTTTTCTtgctttcattttttattatctgtgcatattaattttttttttaccagtATATGACAGCATCTCTAATGCAGTTCAGATGAACTCTATGCAATAACTGGTGGATTTTTACAAGCGTAATCACAAGTTaagtatttaattttaattgtactttttgcaaagattcaaactttatcatgggtcatttagacaaccccttgaaaaaaagttaaagtatttattactaataa
This is a stretch of genomic DNA from Lotus japonicus ecotype B-129 chromosome 1, LjGifu_v1.2. It encodes these proteins:
- the LOC130730472 gene encoding uncharacterized protein LOC130730472, whose protein sequence is MESVLPFVVYISSDEEEEEEGGGKRRRLEEKVVDMSSTDYEWMKGIKGFLEMGHEEQGEVALLGKAEHESKILKEGGDGDDDDDCVILEGDPEKLATSVNDSATGSDSDELFVVGEKGQIACRDYPHPRHLCGNFPYSSTPHQRHCSQCHCYVCDAPAPCPKWGTGLSSADHCHATDKSEMWKILRHSSKLRKSASLADPTTLGKAASLAAPTKLGKAASLAAPTNCGSLGDVVNFQHNYTMPLDIILSPNSMFLNQPSRPPPIQTHSLENSIPQDRASQQVLLNPSLIHPSSLNQLSKLNTVPLCSTAFNFTTSNGANHGRYQELESTMVRNIYQSHSDPRELLGVSNHAIQRETGLEAWSLRPPSSHVMSNGVSNLGFGNNLTMNQSTQGASGFTNYVNPAPQYDRYHAATGFSNSRTCFEPAYEPRSYYQSNDSQNFDGNCIQGNAAPPSSYMAHLNRNQHLYEPQVGTQSKLAGNILEYGATRQDGYQLRPHDEIQSEYSRMAGLTAFDSSWIENTSNNLSGLQSSGSMSIPISPFVEESSAQFQGSTTNLSMGDIKHWPFDGN